In one Niallia taxi genomic region, the following are encoded:
- a CDS encoding NAD(P)-dependent alcohol dehydrogenase: MKAIVSNKYGTPETLTFSEISRPLPKEGQVLVKIYAASLNYGNLVLLSGKPFLARFAFGLFKPKYQIPGGDIAGVVEAVGNGVTQFKPGDEVFGDLSQSSWGGFAEYAAVPEKALAIKPEKLSFAEAAAVPMAGTTALQALRNNGKVLPGQKVLIYGASGGVGTFAIQIAKALGAEVTGVCSTRNLEKIKSLGADYAIDYVEEDITKNSQKYDLILAVNGYQTIHAYKQLLTEKGRYVMVGGKGKQMRDAMLLGPFLSLSSGKKFGNMLQRANQSDLHFLKNLIEQNKLKPLIDKEFLISEAAEAYRYLQEGHAQGKVIIKVADD; encoded by the coding sequence ATGAAGGCAATTGTTTCTAACAAATACGGCACACCGGAAACACTGACATTTTCCGAAATAAGTAGGCCATTGCCTAAGGAAGGGCAAGTGCTAGTGAAAATTTATGCTGCATCCCTTAACTATGGAAATCTTGTCTTACTTAGTGGCAAACCATTCCTAGCACGCTTTGCCTTTGGATTGTTTAAGCCAAAATATCAGATACCAGGTGGCGATATTGCAGGTGTTGTGGAGGCCGTCGGAAACGGGGTTACCCAATTTAAACCAGGTGATGAGGTGTTTGGGGATCTTTCTCAAAGTAGCTGGGGTGGTTTTGCTGAGTATGCTGCTGTACCTGAAAAAGCTCTAGCCATAAAGCCGGAAAAACTATCCTTTGCAGAAGCAGCAGCTGTTCCAATGGCAGGCACGACTGCATTACAGGCATTGCGAAATAATGGAAAAGTACTGCCTGGACAAAAGGTATTGATATACGGAGCATCTGGCGGTGTAGGCACCTTTGCGATTCAAATCGCCAAAGCACTAGGTGCAGAGGTAACTGGTGTGTGCAGTACAAGAAACCTTGAAAAAATAAAATCATTAGGTGCTGATTATGCGATTGACTACGTAGAAGAAGATATCACAAAAAACTCCCAAAAATATGATCTGATACTGGCAGTGAATGGTTATCAAACCATTCATGCCTATAAACAGTTATTAACGGAAAAAGGACGTTATGTTATGGTTGGCGGAAAAGGAAAGCAAATGCGTGATGCTATGCTGCTTGGTCCTTTCCTGTCTTTATCAAGCGGTAAAAAATTTGGCAATATGCTGCAAAGAGCAAATCAGTCTGATTTGCATTTCCTAAAGAACCTTATTGAACAGAATAAGCTCAAGCCTCTTATTGATAAGGAATTTCTTATAAGTGAAGCAGCAGAAGCATATCGCTATTTGCAAGAAGGCCATGCACAAGGCAAAGTTATCATTAAAGTGGCAGATGACTGA
- a CDS encoding MOSC domain-containing protein, producing MLIGHIEEIVRHPVKSFRGESVAETNVMEYGLYGDRSHAFADDTRKGKYLTITQFPEMVRYSARFAGEEAMSEYPSVEITTPEGKVMNWGDAALALELEEKSKRKISLLSYTPENVPLGAIEEEHIQLVTDASLEKLKELWGEAAVDHRRFRPNLILSLKDKTPFIEESWFGKRIKIGTEVELQLNRHCERCMIVTVDPDNAERSPSLLKTVFKQRQNNFGVYASVIKTGKIHSGDEVHLFD from the coding sequence ATGCTAATAGGTCATATTGAAGAAATTGTTCGTCACCCAGTAAAATCTTTTCGCGGAGAAAGCGTAGCAGAAACAAATGTTATGGAATATGGTCTGTATGGTGACAGAAGCCATGCTTTTGCAGATGACACAAGAAAAGGTAAATATTTGACGATCACTCAATTCCCAGAGATGGTTCGTTATTCGGCAAGGTTCGCAGGAGAAGAAGCAATGTCTGAATATCCTAGCGTTGAAATTACAACACCTGAAGGAAAAGTAATGAATTGGGGAGATGCAGCTTTAGCCTTGGAATTAGAGGAAAAATCGAAAAGAAAAATCTCCCTGCTATCCTATACACCAGAAAATGTTCCTTTGGGAGCAATTGAAGAAGAGCATATCCAGCTCGTGACAGACGCATCACTTGAAAAGCTTAAAGAGCTTTGGGGCGAGGCCGCTGTTGACCATCGTCGCTTCCGTCCAAACCTTATCCTTTCTTTAAAGGACAAGACTCCTTTTATAGAAGAAAGCTGGTTTGGCAAGCGTATAAAAATTGGAACAGAGGTAGAATTGCAGTTGAACAGGCATTGTGAAAGATGCATGATTGTTACAGTTGACCCTGACAATGCAGAACGGTCTCCTTCTTTATTAAAAACTGTTTTTAAACAAAGACAAAATAATTTTGGCGTTTATGCCTCTGTTATTAAAACAGGAAAAATTCATTCAGGAGATGAGGTTCATCTGTTTGATTGA